In the genome of Arachis stenosperma cultivar V10309 chromosome 2, arast.V10309.gnm1.PFL2, whole genome shotgun sequence, the window TATAAAGAGAACTATTGAAAAgaagtttttctttttttttttgaaattattgtAGGACAGTAccagaaagaaaaaataactaCACGGGCTCTCTTGTTAACCATCTTATAGTAGCTCCCTAAATTGTACATCattaacattaaaaaaaatggtTTGAACAAACTGTGTTTATAGAGTACCTTAATGCGATCAGCATCAGACAATTGCCTTGACAGTAAATCTTTTCCTAGCAGCTGGGCAGCATACTCCACTACTGGAAGAGGTTCAATAAATGCAGCAGAAGCCATATCTTGGAAACATAGAAGAGTAGAGAGAAATTTCATGTTGAATTGGAGTTGAATAAGAAACTGAATTCTAGGGTGAGTACAATGTCAGAATTTGAAGTGCCTCACGTGGAGCATTAGCACGCTTACCAGCAAGAAACTGGGCCAAGTAGAAAAGTGGTACAAATTTCCCCTAGCAGCAAACTTGATCACCACTTGTAtgctttattaattaatttcttaGCTACCTGTGTTTCTCTAATAATTTTCTATGAAGAATCAAGTTCCACGAAACTAATCGCTGAGGTTAGTATCAGTTTGCTTGATAATTGATATGCTAAAAATAAAGGTGACTCTTCAATGCAAGCCATGTTATGGATACATTATTATAGTCATCATGCACAAAGAGGGGCtcgatttttctttttatatatatatatatatattgttataaaAGTACTTATAAATTTACTCATTCtcatgtttttattttcctaGCCAAAAGAATCACAAATTTTACAACTTCCAATTGGCAAAACACACATTCATATAGTAAAGTAGACAAGCATAAAACACATATCTAATCGATAAGAAggcacaaattaaaaatatgcaGGCATTACAAAGTGCATATCAATTCTCAAGATATTCCGTTTGTGCTTCTCACAATATCTTCTTTCAATCACTGCTAGAATCACCCATAGTCCCTAAAAGTAAccttaaaaacaaaatcagCAAATAATATCAACTAACTTGAATTTGTTCTTTCTTACAACTACATCCCCATAATCAGGTGATCTTATTTCTTCCGGAGGTCAATTCCAGCTTTCTTTGCAACTGCATCGAGTCCATTCTTCTCTATGGTTTTCAATGCCTTGGTTGATAACCGAAGCTTTACATAGCGCTTCCCAGCTTCCCACCAAATCCTCTTGTACTGCAGGTTTACAAACTGCAGTTTCTTTGTCTTGTGGTTTGAGAAAGATACTTTGTTGGCCTTGTTTGCTTTCTTTCCAGTGAAAGGACAAACTCTCCCTGAAAAaacagataaaaaaataaataataataattaaatcaaataaaaaataggatAATAGAATAATCGATCACTGTCAAGTGTCAACAAAACATAACAGATTCCAATTAGGTTCCTCCGCCACTAATGATAATCTAACTTGTCATCAATGAGTAACATCAATATTAGCATATTGTTAGCCATGCTTGTCAccctcttaaaaaaaataaagacagTAGAACTAGAGCATATGTGGCTCTAAAGATCAGGCTGAAGCTCGAGTAAATATTAGTGTTAGTTTCTTCAGTCCAGGAAAAGTGAAATTGTAATATATAGTAATTGCCCAGCCACAAGACAATATACGAAGAAGCTTCAAAATCACAGTTGGTAGCTTCAGGATTACTTTTTTCTATTTCCAATTTCTAATGATCTGATCAAACAATTAACACAAGCTTCAACTAAACAAAATGCGGTGGTCTTCCTTCAATATACATATGACTCAAATAATATCACATGATCACGTGGAAGTTATCGGCTTATGGGTTGTGTATTCTTTATAATAACTCAAGTGTTGTTGTAGCTATTCAAATCAGCTACCTTTAACACGTTTAACAGCCTGGTGCAGGACACAACATTTTTGTAATCATCCACTTATAGCTAAACATAAAATATAGTAATTAGGGAGTAATTTGCTATTTGGTCAACCTCCCTTGGTTACTTTTGGCCATGTAAATGATTGATTTTTGTTTCGTTAGCTGCTTAAACAGGGCTGTTCTTTTGGCAGAGAGCAAACTCATAATGGATGAATCAAGCAGAGATACTTGGAGATTTTGTAGCATGAACAGGTTGAAGAACTCAAATGCTTGGCTAAAATCATGACAGCACATGGGTATCCACCATCTTAATCTTTATTCCAGATCCAGTTGTCCATCCATCAATATTTCCAGTATCAAGAGCAATCAAAATGGATAAGATACATCCTGGGTGAATAAATGTGTTAATGTGTCCTCGTCCAATCATGTGACGAAGAAGGTGATTTCACAAGTCAGAGTCCTTCAACTGATCACTCACGATTGGGTTTAAGGGTTAGTGAAGTGCAGGAGAAGGCATTTGGAAATTTCACTATTCAAACGCAACCTACGATGTTAAAAAGGTTGGAATATGAAACTTGTAATTGATGTATCACCTCTCAAGTATCTATTATGAAGTTAGTCAGAGATAACATTGGTTTTATTATGATGAATTGAACGATAACACTAATCCTTTTGGCTCAAAACAGGACAATCTTGATTTATTGAATTCTAAATTTGTCTTCCCTACTTGGAGTGAAGATGGTGCATGGCAGATAGCAAACAATGAAAGgtaaaaaatagaaattgagGGAAAAGGGTAGAGGAGTTACGAGCAAGAGGCTGGAAAGGTAAGAACTTGGGAGAGATGGGCGCAAGAAGGGGCGTGGGAGAAGGGTGGTACGAAATTTTGATGCCGCTGAGGTGGGAAGTGACGAAGGCAAGCTCTGGATGAAGGAGATTGGAAGAAGAGGTTTTCGTTTTGGGAGGCTTCAATTTGAGGGGGAAGGTGGATACCAGTGCACAACCTGCCATTGCCATTCTTCTTTCTTATCTCTCGCTCTCCTTCACACAACTCACTTTCGCTCCTATATACTTACTATACTAACCTCATCCACCTGGTTTTTTCCCTTTGGTTTGGGCCTAAAGCCACTAAAGGAACCCGGTTTGGAAAACCGCCCCGGTTCCACAACACAAGCTGGATCCCTGCAACTAACGAAAGATGAAACGGATGAAGAGCCATGGTGACCTCCAATGCATGGTATCTGTGTTACTGCGCTTGAGACCATGGACGTTCAGTGATGATTCATCTCTGCTTCCCCTTCGACGTTGTTCGAAACGGTTCTCCTGGGCTCGTCGCCTTGTATCGTGTAGCTGCCTCTCAAATCCAAGACAGAGTGAATAATCTCGAGGGTGGAAATCTCTGTTGCTTCAATTTCAAATGAAAACTGGCCTGCGACTTGTCTCTGGTTCTCCATGTGGATCTGCTGCTGCCGCCTTATTCTATTTCTCTCAATTTCTTATAGTGACTAGTTTATCATTCTATTCCATCTGCACGGCACTTATTAGATCGAATATAATTTTTACATTTTTCGGTTAGATTTGATCCGATTCGATTAGCATACTTGGTCAGTACATGATCTACACTTTCATCAGCAATATTTGTTACATTCTTCCCCTATTCTTTTTTGGACCTCCAACATCTAGCCCAGGCTCGCAATATTACTTGACATAGTTACCTGTACGCCTAGAATCTATCTTAACAACTCAATGTATGACTCTTCTTAATCTCCATAAATTCGTGCAACTAACTTTTATTTTGTCAATCAAACTTTCTTGTAACTTGATATGAAATCATAACTTGCCTCTATTATATTTTGCGAGACTTTAATTGACACAATCGCATCAACTTTTATCATTGGAAAGATAAAAGAACAATCACATGGTAATCAAGCTAATCAAGCTGTCTGTAATTACTAGAGATTTCGGTTCCAAACGTGTATAAGGTCCATTATTCCATTAACATCTCAAGTACCTTTTTTCTGTTAAAGAGGGATCCGAATCAACTAATTACAACCTTTTACAAATTTGTTACACTTTCTATGATACTTGATGTGATGCGATTTCAACACTTTATGCTCAATCTCACCATAGATATTATCACTCTTGACAGTAAGTACAACTTTCTCTTTATTTTGGAGGATTGCCAACTTAAAACTCGATTAGAGCCGAATTATCATGCAAATCTCTGCCTCCAAATCTAGATTCGACGTTTGAAAATTCTTAGTGTCACGGCCTCCAAATATAAAGCCAAAAAGTGCGATAAATATTATTGCGTTCTGGAATTTGAAGGACTATTCTGTCAAATTGAAATCTTCCTTAAATTCTCGCCACTATTTTCATCTATCATGACAGATTCCTTATCTTCTCACAGTGCATCTTCTATAGGATCTAGTTCTCCACCCTCTATAGAGGTTGGTGACATACTAGGAGAAGTTGTCATCGCAATACAAGCTcgctaaaaaaataattctctCTCATATCACAAGTACCATCGTTATcacaatttaaataaattacaaaagataaagatgCCATCAATACTGATTTCGATACAACTACGGACATTAAGCTAGAGGCTCCCAACATAACAAAAAATTGAGAATTTTGGGTCGATCCTCTTAAATTAGCGATCACATCCCCAaactttatatataatttagtaATGGTGAATTTTAGTATACAGATCAAAATTTGTACAGATTTAAAGATTTGCTTACACCACACTTTCTAAAGCCACACTTTAAACCGTaactcttcacaaagaaaagcgtcacctaatgaaaaaaagtaaattagaagatttaagagaagaaataatcaagttatcaaaattaatagatcaaaaattaatgattttaactaatgttaactgtaatgataccgaattcttaaaatcaatacaaaatgatttttctcaaaatctttattttactaaaagttttattgaaggacttcaaaaacctgaaaaaacttatttttcacacggaatttctaagaaatgttaccatggaaatgattccccacatctttatcatacttttaacccacaattaaattctatagtagatatgcttgaagaaatattagtatccataaaatttcaaagaaataaagaaaaagagaatcccaaagaagaaaaatttcaaaatataatcaacataacagatctaaaagtaaaaccaccactaaaattatgaatattgaagaaaaattagaagaagttacaatgctttttaaacaattaaaaatggctcaagaaaataatattatggaacaaggatttcaaatagaagaagaattagtaaattccgaaaatatagaaaacgaagaacacatcctagattattcaagtgacgaagaactagcaattccaatacaagtaaaaaatgaagctggaacatctaaagATAACCAATCTCAATataaatgggaaacaggttttgataattatgcttttaaaaaaggatttataaataaagattcaaaatatacaaaaataccatcaaaatacgttcctaaaatccaggaaacggaaggagaaagaatgcttgatttagactgtaaaaagaatgaaaaaaaaatttttgaaaattggttgaattcctttttattagaagctTTTACTAATCCAAAGCTTAGTAAATTATCTGGAAGAgatatttggaattacataggatttcatactaaaggaactataagagattatatgacatcaatagaaaaccaaataatagaagaattagaaacaaaaacaacagcttatgataagatattatatataatgatgattctatataaagaattttttggaaaaaatattatagatcatagacaagaagtctataataaagaatatcaagaagcaaaaaaccatttagctaatattcagatatatgatttatgtaatgtggaatcttatatatgtgaatgtagaatacattattacaaattaaaagaagaagataaaaatcattatctcagtatgtatataacaaaacttccatatcctgctaatgaatttataatgggaagatttataagagaaataaataggaacaattgaaaataattttggtggagcaacctctgcaataagagaggaaataaaagaacgttgtatgcaagaagcaactcaaaaagattggcaaatataattagaatttgctgtcaggataatgaagagatacctcaaaaatatggtcttaataaaaattttcaaagaaaagaaaatatcaatttagaagaagaaatactatccaaactggagaaaaaagagatattttaggaaagaaaataacaataaaaacaaaagacaaagaaataactattgcccgaataaaaaagaaattgtaaatgttggtattgccaagaagaaggacactacgcaaatgaatgcccaaaaaagaaggataaaaaggatcttactaaacaaatagaaattgctaagtcttgtttcatggaaccattagaagaatctgatgataacttagactatatttttgaatatgtctcagaaacagactcagagactgagtaataatgctacatttattactataaaaataacagaaaaatttataaatgctttcatagattctggagcaacacaatgctttgctagttcaaatataaaacttgattggaaaaaattaaagaaaccattaagagttagaatagctgacaatcaatacataaaattgaccaaaaagcagagatggttgaaatttttattcaaaattatagattcattgttccatctatatatatgttagattctggaatggattttatcgtaggaaataactttttaaagctatatcatccattcattcaagaattaacatatatagttttaaaagctccacacgattcttcaataaatcaaaatcaaaacgtataaaaataccaactactactatagataagatcttaaaatttaaaatatttctatattagaaacatgttatttaaatctatactttcagataaatattccaaaaataatcttgaaataaagatagaagaacttttggatgaaatttgtgctgaaaatcctttagatattaaaaatacaaataacgaattagtaagcattaaattaaaagatcccacaaaagagataaatgttccaaataaaatttcttattctgcaagagatagagaagagttctcactagaatgtaaagatcttttggaaaaaggaattataagattaagtaaaagtcctcatgcggctccagctttttacgttgaaaacataatgaaattaaaaggggaaaacgaagaatggtaataaactataagaaaatgaatgaagcaactattggtgatgctcataaacttccaagaaaatattctattttagaaaaatcaaaggagcaacttggttttcatctcttgatgcaaatcaggatattggcaacttcgtttagacgaagaaacaaagaaattaattgCTTTTACTTgtccaacaaaagaatcaacaagtgtgttgctctatgaatggaatgtattaccattcggattaaaacaagccccaggtatttatcaaagatttatggaagaaaatctaaaggagttaaatgaatttgttttagtgtacattgatgatatactaatttttacaaaacaggataaagaagatcatcttcaaaaattattaatagttttagaaagatgtaaagaaaaaggattagttcttagcaaaaagaaagcaagaatagcaaaacaagaaatagagtttcttggattaattatATCCACTGAAGGAAAGCTAAAACTACAACCAAATGTTctagaaaaagtaaatttatttcctaataaaatagaagatagaaaacaattacaaagatttttagggtgtataaattatatttctgatcaagaatttttaaagaatataacagaatacactaaaagcttatttccaaaaataagtactaaaaataatggaaatgggatgaaaaagatagtatacaaattcaaagaattaaagaattatgtgaaaaacttccagaactttatattccagaggaaaatgactacttaatagtagaaacagatgcctcagacataacctggtcaggatgtctaaaagctaagaaagttataaaaagcttagaacaagaaaaagaatcactagattctaaatatcccccaaaggaattactttgcaggtatatttcaggaacttttactccaacagaacagagatataccactcatgaaaaggaaactctggcagcaattaaatctcttaagaaatggaaaatcgATTTACTACCCAaagaatttacattaaggacagattcaagttatCTAACAGGTTTtatacgatataatttaaaagttgattataatcatggacgattggtaagatggtaattatttttgttacaatatccaataaaaattgaatatattaagggtgacaaaaatgttattgcagatacattaacaagataatggagttcgtctacaacgcattagatcaagaaattcaaaaatatgaacaagaactcgaaaaatgcaagcattgtcagcaaataaggatacaaatccaatccctcaagaaggccatcgaagcaatgaaatcaacacaacaaccaaaaccatcagagttcagccagctaagcgtggtggacaaatcaggtgaagaaaaaattccagaaaataaaacaattgctgaaattatcaaaaaatccacccaagataaaaaatattatgtaatttataatggccccatgaaaggagtatatgatgcctaggaaaaagcagcaccatttacacatcaatcaaggataattcataaaggagggttttttaacactggaagaagcaaaagaatccttcagggaatatgaagctcttcatccagagcaaaccctaaaaagagcagataaagctccaattcaaacccagagaacagggataataagaaacattcctacaagggctgaaatcaaggaaaagaaaaggatctgtagatcaaatctcagagaaacccttaacatagtcctaaattggactgaagaaaaaagggcaatcttgggatattatcctattgccaaagaacagttaacaaagctggttatatttcccgatgcttccccatctgatacctatcagtttttccagtatggattaattgatacaattttaatttttaatgatttaaaaattattagtgagtttcctgcaggattcgttgatgcagtaaagagatttaaaaatatgattgacaacgtaaatccaagggatatatccctaaaatttacgaatagtcaacctatttttaatgaagaagaagaatgcttggttccagcacatcaagtaatcttcatgtccgtcttcccaagaaattttcaaccaattgatcaagttcaagatttaacaatctacagtcatgaaggaagactagccagcacactagcaagggtcttcgaaagaactcaaaggataacaagggaatctcacacaagaatcaattaaaagcagaaatactttgcttgtatccagtaaaaggaatgaaattgaagaaagagagatgagactcttagtggaatttgaatcagcattctacaacttatctgggctcttagaaaagctccccgaagggataaagaggaatctctgctatttgataaaagacagagaagaccacaagtgccagctatgtgtctcagagttatctgaagaaagcaataatgaaacggaatcaacccacatgataaaggaagGAGACAACACATCTGAAGGCCATATAatgaaagaggaggacagcacatctgaagcatctctcaacattattgcataatgacgtaagcgcttaggtcatagagcaccaacaatgtagctggtgcaagataataaacaatgacgtaagcaatgacgtcataagaagggtaaggatgggaattgtccatcagacccaaccattataataggttgcttaggcaattgtagaaaTCATCAAACCATAGaagcaggaggctaagagtactcatgctaggagagcaaggaggaagctgccgaggcgattctatagtttgaggaagaattcccttaggaaaaaccaattctaaactcccctctggagttagtatctacaatctcccctctggagataaaaacatcttatgtaatattctaaataaaggaagtttttctccagaaaggtacgcctttatcctaatctcatagttatgaattatttagaaagtttagaattaacggaagaatctgattattatagattatctgccttattagatatgaaaaacaggctgttctaaaacagaattaaatctcaaatcaaatgaaaattttaataaacaaaatcttttaaaagaagtttttaatagaaaaaatataatatactatggaaaaattcaacttgaagcccctataaagataaaatccgccaatggagaacttgaaatagctttgataaatgatgaagaattgagtaaacagattgaaaaaattaaggatcaacaaaaaaggtctaaaattggatggattcatattagtactatacaagtcttaatcaaatctacatatatgaaaggaattaattcaccaataagcttagcaatctgtgacaaaagaattactgatgacccaatagatcaaataattggaattgttcatggaaacttggcaaatgtaaatgttaaattcaatgcccatcttggatatgctatacctttatcaactgaaaatcttggaagatctataagtttggcttataaatttcacagaaaaaatctaatggaacaagacgatgaaccattttcaattacatatgcaataaattatgctttaacaaatagccatcatagtataatatttaaaaatagagaaagaatttatgtcgatgaattatttcagaaaattgtaaagacagaaataccaaaatataaagctattgaaaacccagttcttttactaaaagaaccatcagaaaaattagtttcatcaaattttcaaataagagaatccaaaattaatagcccgttaagtttatctaagttaaagatcaaagaagaaaattctgaaataaaagaattaacaaaaaagtcgaaaaaattaaatgaaacctaAATACTaagttatgacaataaataaagaaaaaatatgtgTAACCTATCAAGATAAgaacaagagctctttgaaagagaaaatcggttgaattatttacagttttctgaaataaatcaaagagcatttaaagctctaaaaataatctatgacaaattaaaggagaagttgaagagttagaaaaattaatagaatctctagaaatagtgatgaatcgatgatagaatttgcagaaattctaagataaataatgaagtatacaaagattgaaagaccagaaaacaaaataaaaagaaaaagggcgaaaaaaaaaaagtaaataaaggagtataaaagggaattaaataatcttcagttcgaaattaatgaccttataataaaaaggatagaaataaaacaaatataaacaagttggagcTAAACTTAAAAATCTATAAATGCCTAGAACACCATATTATGAcctaaaagaattaaagctgttgaaagaaaaaatggagaatgaagttgaaaaattaaaaagatatttagaaacaacagaaagtgtagaaataaaagaagtttttgaggatttgaaaaattatattaaagaaaaagacaaacagataaaagattttatatacaataatccatgcaaaaaagaatattataaactaaaacaagattgaaaaactataaaaatgaaaTCAGAATTAGTAATAGAAATAGTCAATACTTTTGATTATAaaattgcaaattataaagtactaccaaccaaatctatacaaattataaatttattcgaagcaaaatatgaagagttaatagaaattttgaaaaagaaattacattttaaaaattggta includes:
- the LOC130960572 gene encoding 50S ribosomal protein L28, chloroplastic-like; translation: MAMAGCALVSTFPLKLKPPKTKTSSSNLLHPELAFVTSHLSGIKISYHPSPTPLLAPISPKFLPFQPLARRVCPFTGKKANKANKVSFSNHKTKKLQFVNLQYKRIWWEAGKRYVKLRLSTKALKTIEKNGLDAVAKKAGIDLRKK